The following are encoded together in the Blautia obeum ATCC 29174 genome:
- the guaB gene encoding IMP dehydrogenase has protein sequence MGTIIGEGITFDDVLLVPAYSKVIPNQVDVTTHLTKKIKLNIPMMSAGMDTVTEHRMAIAMARQGGIGIIHKNMSIEAQAEEVDKVKRSENGVITDPFFLSADHTLEDANNLMAKFRISGVPITEGKKLVGIITNRDLKFETDFTKKIRECMTSEGLITAKEGITLEEAKKILAKSRKEKLPIVDDDFNLKGLITIKDIEKQIKYPLAAKDAQGRLLCGAAVGITSNVLARVEALVKANVDVIVIDSAHGHSENILRAVRQIKDAYPDLQVIAGNVATGAATKALIDAGVDAVKVGIGPGSICTTRVVAGIGVPQITAVMDCYEVANRYGIPIIADGGIKYSGDITKAIAAGANVCMMGSIFAGCDESPGTFELYQGRKYKVYRGMGSIAAMENGSKDRYFQQDAKKLVPEGVEGRVAYKGHVEDTVFQLMGGLRSGMGYCGAETIEKLKTTGRFIKISAASLKESHPHDIHITKEAPNYSVDE, from the coding sequence ATGGGTACTATCATTGGTGAAGGCATTACATTTGATGACGTTCTGTTAGTTCCGGCATATTCAAAAGTAATTCCGAATCAGGTAGATGTTACAACGCACTTAACGAAAAAAATCAAGCTGAACATTCCTATGATGAGCGCAGGAATGGACACCGTTACTGAGCACAGAATGGCAATTGCCATGGCGAGACAGGGTGGTATTGGAATCATTCATAAAAATATGTCCATCGAAGCACAGGCTGAGGAAGTAGATAAGGTAAAACGTTCTGAGAACGGTGTTATTACAGATCCATTCTTTTTATCCGCAGACCATACACTGGAAGATGCCAATAATCTGATGGCAAAATTCCGTATCTCTGGTGTTCCAATTACAGAAGGTAAGAAACTTGTTGGCATCATTACCAACCGTGACCTGAAGTTTGAAACTGATTTTACAAAGAAGATCAGAGAATGCATGACTTCTGAGGGACTGATTACAGCCAAAGAAGGAATCACACTTGAAGAGGCAAAGAAGATTCTTGCCAAATCCCGAAAAGAGAAATTACCCATTGTAGATGATGATTTTAATTTAAAAGGTCTGATCACAATCAAAGATATTGAGAAACAGATCAAATATCCTCTGGCAGCCAAAGATGCACAGGGACGTCTTCTCTGTGGTGCTGCAGTAGGTATCACATCAAATGTTCTTGCACGTGTTGAAGCACTTGTAAAAGCAAACGTAGATGTTATTGTTATTGATTCAGCACATGGACATTCAGAGAACATTCTCCGTGCAGTACGTCAGATTAAAGACGCATATCCGGATCTGCAGGTTATCGCAGGTAACGTTGCAACAGGAGCTGCTACAAAGGCTCTGATCGATGCTGGTGTTGATGCAGTTAAGGTTGGTATCGGACCTGGATCTATCTGTACAACACGTGTTGTAGCTGGTATTGGTGTTCCACAGATCACTGCTGTTATGGATTGTTATGAAGTAGCAAACCGCTACGGAATTCCGATTATTGCAGATGGTGGTATCAAATATTCCGGAGATATTACCAAGGCCATTGCAGCCGGTGCAAATGTCTGCATGATGGGAAGCATCTTCGCCGGATGTGATGAAAGCCCGGGAACATTCGAACTGTATCAGGGACGTAAATACAAAGTATACCGTGGCATGGGATCCATTGCAGCTATGGAGAATGGAAGCAAAGACCGTTACTTCCAGCAGGATGCGAAGAAACTTGTTCCGGAAGGTGTTGAAGGACGTGTTGCATACAAAGGACATGTGGAAGACACTGTATTCCAGTTGATGGGCGGCCTTCGTTCCGGTATGGGATATTGTGGCGCAGAAACAATTGAGAAGCTTAAGACAACAGGACGATTTATTAAGATTTCTGCTGCTTCTCTGAAAGAGTCTCATCCGCATGATATCCATATCACAAAAGAAGCACCGAACTATAGCGTAGACGAATAA
- a CDS encoding DUF6106 family protein encodes MSDLYSELLVKKEPTAKDSIVKYGMIVLTVLAVGAGLFISPILLLVAVALGVASYFVIPRTDLEYEYLFVNGEFDIDMVMSKSKRKKVMSMNLREADLVAPLDSHRMDYYNGNSRLKTLDYSSGNQQHRRFAVIIKSGGENCKIIIEPDEQMAQAIKNSAPSKVFLD; translated from the coding sequence ATGAGCGATCTTTATTCAGAATTACTGGTTAAAAAAGAACCAACAGCAAAAGATTCCATAGTCAAATATGGAATGATCGTACTGACAGTCCTGGCAGTGGGTGCAGGCCTTTTTATCAGTCCGATCCTTCTTCTCGTTGCAGTTGCGTTAGGTGTTGCATCGTATTTTGTGATTCCGCGGACAGATCTGGAGTATGAGTACCTTTTTGTAAATGGAGAATTTGACATTGATATGGTCATGTCAAAATCCAAACGGAAAAAAGTTATGTCCATGAACTTGCGTGAGGCAGATTTGGTCGCGCCTCTTGATTCACACAGAATGGATTATTACAATGGTAACAGCCGATTGAAAACACTGGATTATTCTTCCGGAAATCAGCAGCACAGACGATTTGCCGTTATTATAAAAAGCGGTGGAGAAAACTGTAAGATTATTATTGAACCAGATGAACAGATGGCACAGGCTATCAAAAATTCAGCTCCAAGCAAAGTTTTTTTGGATTGA
- the groL gene encoding chaperonin GroEL (60 kDa chaperone family; promotes refolding of misfolded polypeptides especially under stressful conditions; forms two stacked rings of heptamers to form a barrel-shaped 14mer; ends can be capped by GroES; misfolded proteins enter the barrel where they are refolded when GroES binds) has product MAKEIKFGAEARAALETGVNKLADTVRVTIGPKGRNVVLDKQFGAPLITNDGVTIAKEIELEDRFENMGAQLIKEVASKTNDVAGDGTTTATVLAQAMVHEGMKNLAAGANPIILRKGMRKATDAAVEAIKEMSQKISGKAQIANVASISASDEEVGQLVADAMEKVSNDGVITVEESKTMHTELDLVEGMQFDRGYISAYMSTDMEKMEANLEDPYILITDKKISNIQEVLPLLEQVVQAGAKLLIIAEDVEGEALTTLIVNKLRGTFQVVAVKAPGYGDRRKEMLQDIAILTGGQVISEELGLDLKETTMAQLGRAKSVKVAKENTVIVDGLGDKKEIADRVAQIRKQIAETKSEFDKEKLQERLAKLAGGVAVIRVGAATETEMKEAKLRLEDALAATRAAVEEGIIAGGGSAYIHASKKVAELVATLEGDEKTGANVILKALEAPLFHISANAGLEGSVIINKVRESEPGVGFDALNEKYVDMVGAGILDPVKVTRSALQNATSVASTLLTTESVVATIKEDAPAMPAGAPGMGGMM; this is encoded by the coding sequence ATGGCAAAAGAAATTAAATTTGGTGCAGAAGCAAGAGCTGCACTTGAAACTGGTGTAAACAAACTTGCAGATACAGTAAGAGTAACAATCGGACCAAAAGGAAGAAACGTTGTACTTGACAAACAGTTTGGTGCTCCGCTTATCACAAACGACGGTGTTACTATTGCAAAAGAAATTGAATTGGAAGACAGATTCGAAAACATGGGTGCCCAGCTGATCAAAGAAGTTGCATCCAAGACAAATGATGTAGCTGGTGATGGTACTACTACAGCAACTGTTCTGGCACAGGCAATGGTTCATGAAGGAATGAAAAACCTGGCAGCAGGTGCAAACCCGATCATCCTGAGAAAAGGTATGAGAAAAGCTACAGATGCAGCTGTAGAGGCTATCAAAGAAATGAGCCAGAAAATCAGTGGCAAAGCACAGATCGCAAATGTTGCATCTATTTCTGCAAGTGATGAAGAAGTAGGTCAGCTGGTTGCTGATGCAATGGAAAAAGTTTCCAATGATGGTGTTATCACAGTAGAAGAATCCAAAACAATGCATACAGAACTTGATCTGGTAGAAGGTATGCAGTTTGACCGTGGATATATTTCTGCATATATGTCTACAGATATGGAAAAAATGGAAGCAAATCTTGAAGACCCATATATCCTGATCACAGACAAGAAGATCAGCAATATTCAGGAAGTTCTTCCGTTACTGGAGCAGGTTGTTCAGGCTGGAGCAAAACTTCTGATTATCGCAGAAGATGTAGAAGGTGAGGCACTGACAACTCTGATCGTAAATAAATTAAGAGGAACATTCCAGGTAGTTGCTGTTAAAGCTCCTGGATATGGAGACAGAAGAAAAGAAATGCTGCAGGATATCGCTATTCTGACAGGTGGACAGGTAATTTCCGAAGAACTTGGACTTGATCTTAAAGAAACTACAATGGCTCAGCTTGGACGTGCAAAATCTGTCAAAGTTGCAAAAGAGAATACAGTTATCGTAGATGGTCTGGGTGATAAGAAAGAAATTGCTGACCGTGTTGCTCAGATCCGTAAACAGATTGCAGAGACAAAATCTGAATTTGATAAAGAAAAATTACAGGAAAGACTTGCAAAACTGGCTGGCGGCGTAGCTGTTATCCGTGTTGGTGCTGCAACTGAAACTGAAATGAAAGAAGCAAAACTTCGTCTGGAAGATGCTCTTGCAGCTACAAGAGCAGCAGTAGAAGAAGGAATCATTGCAGGTGGCGGATCTGCATATATTCATGCATCCAAGAAGGTTGCAGAACTGGTTGCAACTCTGGAAGGTGATGAAAAGACAGGTGCAAACGTTATCCTCAAAGCTCTGGAAGCTCCGCTGTTCCATATTTCTGCAAACGCTGGTCTGGAAGGCTCTGTTATTATCAATAAAGTAAGAGAATCCGAGCCAGGTGTTGGATTTGATGCTCTGAACGAGAAATATGTAGACATGGTAGGTGCCGGAATCCTTGATCCGGTTAAAGTTACAAGAAGTGCTCTGCAGAATGCGACAAGTGTTGCTTCTACACTCCTGACTACAGAGTCTGTAGTTGCTACAATCAAAGAAGATGCTCCGGCTATGCCGGCAGGTGCTCCAGGAATGGGCGGCATGATGTAA
- the groES gene encoding co-chaperone GroES, whose amino-acid sequence MKLVPLGDRVVLKQLEAEETTKSGIVLPGQAQEKPQQAEVIAVGPGGVVDGKEVKMEVATGNKVIYSKYAGTEVKLDGEEYIIVKQSDILAIVE is encoded by the coding sequence ATGAAATTAGTACCTTTAGGCGACAGAGTTGTATTAAAACAGTTAGAAGCAGAAGAAACAACAAAATCTGGTATCGTACTTCCGGGACAGGCACAGGAAAAACCGCAGCAGGCAGAAGTTATTGCAGTAGGTCCTGGCGGAGTTGTTGACGGTAAAGAAGTTAAGATGGAAGTTGCTACAGGTAATAAAGTTATTTATTCCAAATATGCAGGAACTGAAGTAAAACTTGACGGCGAAGAATATATCATCGTAAAACAGAGCGATATTCTCGCAATCGTTGAATAA
- the codY gene encoding GTP-sensing pleiotropic transcriptional regulator CodY: MSVQLLDKTRKINKLLHNSSSSKVVFNDICQVLMDTLSSNILVLSKKGKVLGISLCPGVEEITELIEDNVGGHVDSLLNERFLGVLSTKENVNLQTLGFEHVNSNCQGIINPIDIAGERLGTVFMYRNDKPYDIEDIIVSEYGTTVVGLEMMRAVHEENAEEDRKQQVVKSAFNTLSFSELEAIIHIFDELDGEEGILVASKIADRVGITRSVIVNALRKFESAGVIESRSSGMKGTYIKVLNEVIFDELEEIKAQRSKKS; this comes from the coding sequence ATGAGCGTTCAGTTGTTGGATAAAACCAGAAAAATCAATAAGCTTTTGCACAACAGCAGTTCCAGTAAAGTTGTATTTAATGATATCTGTCAGGTGCTGATGGACACATTAAGTTCCAATATCCTGGTACTGAGCAAAAAGGGTAAAGTACTTGGAATTAGTTTATGTCCGGGCGTTGAAGAAATTACCGAGCTGATTGAAGATAACGTAGGCGGACATGTAGATTCTCTGTTAAATGAGCGTTTCCTTGGCGTTTTGTCTACAAAGGAAAATGTGAATCTTCAGACACTTGGATTTGAACATGTAAACAGCAACTGTCAGGGTATTATCAATCCAATCGATATTGCCGGCGAAAGACTGGGGACTGTTTTTATGTATCGTAACGATAAGCCTTATGATATTGAAGACATTATCGTCAGTGAATATGGCACAACAGTGGTTGGTCTGGAAATGATGAGAGCGGTTCATGAAGAAAATGCAGAAGAGGACCGTAAACAACAAGTTGTAAAATCTGCATTCAATACACTGTCCTTCTCAGAACTAGAAGCGATCATTCATATATTTGATGAACTTGATGGAGAAGAGGGTATTCTGGTTGCAAGCAAGATTGCAGACCGTGTAGGAATCACCAGATCTGTTATTGTAAATGCACTTCGCAAATTTGAAAGTGCCGGGGTAATCGAATCTCGTTCATCAGGTATGAAGGGAACTTATATCAAAGTACTTAACGAAGTAATTTTTGATGAGCTTGAAGAAATTAAAGCTCAGCGAAGCAAAAAATCATAA
- the topA gene encoding type I DNA topoisomerase has translation MAKYLVIVESPAKVKTIKKFLGSNYDVQASNGHVRDFPKSQFGIDVENDFEPKYITIRGKGELLSNLRKAAKKADKIYLATDPDREGEAISWHLMQALKEDPSKMRRISFNEITKTAVKNSIKQPRDLDMNLVDAQQARRMLDRMVGYTISPLLWVKVKRGLSAGRVQSVALRIICDREDEINSFIPEEYWSLEGEFRVKGEKKPLQAKFYGTDKKLPIHNKAEMDELLGKLENAEYEITEVKKGERIKNAPLPFTTSTLQQEAAKTLNFSTQKTMRLAQQLYEGIDIKGSGTVGLISYLRTDSTRISQEADEAARTYIGEQYGENYVSTSGKMVKKDQKIQDAHEAIRPTDITRTPVMVKESLSRDQFRLYQLIWKRFTASRMSAAKYETTSVKISAGEYTFTVAASKIIFDGFMSVYMQEEDNQKGNVLSQSLEKGMKLQLTELKPEQHFTQPPAHYTEASLVKALEEQGIGRPSTYAPTITTIISRRYVSKEQKNLYVTELGEVVNNIMKQAFPSIVDVRFTAMMEGLLDCVEEGTVQWKTVVRNFYPDLKRDVDAAEKELEKVEIQDEVTDEICDVCGRNMVIKYGPHGRFLACPGFPECRNTKPYYEKIGVACPKCGKDVVLKKTQKGRKYYGCIDNPECDFMSWQKPSAKKCPVCGSYMVEKGNKIVCSETTCGYVEQKSKED, from the coding sequence ATGGCGAAATATCTGGTGATAGTGGAATCACCTGCAAAAGTAAAAACCATTAAGAAATTTCTTGGGAGTAACTATGATGTACAGGCATCAAACGGACATGTGCGTGACTTCCCGAAGAGTCAGTTTGGTATTGATGTAGAGAATGATTTTGAACCAAAATATATTACGATCAGAGGAAAGGGAGAATTGCTTTCAAATCTTCGCAAAGCGGCCAAAAAAGCAGATAAGATATATCTTGCAACTGACCCTGACCGCGAGGGAGAGGCAATCTCCTGGCACCTGATGCAGGCGCTAAAAGAAGATCCGTCTAAGATGCGCAGAATTTCTTTTAACGAAATCACAAAGACTGCTGTAAAGAATTCCATCAAACAGCCGCGGGATCTGGATATGAACCTGGTAGATGCACAGCAGGCACGAAGAATGCTTGACCGTATGGTAGGATATACGATCAGTCCGCTCCTTTGGGTAAAAGTGAAAAGAGGCCTGAGTGCAGGACGAGTACAGTCTGTAGCACTGCGTATTATCTGTGACAGAGAAGATGAGATCAATTCTTTTATTCCGGAAGAATACTGGAGTCTTGAAGGTGAGTTTCGTGTAAAAGGAGAGAAGAAACCTCTTCAGGCAAAATTCTATGGCACGGATAAGAAACTTCCAATCCATAATAAGGCCGAGATGGATGAACTTCTTGGAAAACTGGAAAATGCAGAGTATGAAATTACAGAGGTAAAAAAAGGCGAACGTATCAAGAATGCACCCCTGCCGTTTACAACCAGTACTTTGCAGCAGGAGGCAGCCAAAACACTGAATTTTTCTACACAGAAAACAATGCGTCTTGCCCAGCAGTTATATGAAGGTATTGATATTAAGGGAAGCGGCACGGTTGGTCTGATCAGTTATCTGCGTACGGATTCCACTCGAATCTCACAGGAAGCAGATGAAGCAGCGCGAACCTATATTGGTGAACAGTATGGAGAAAACTATGTTTCTACAAGTGGAAAGATGGTAAAAAAAGACCAGAAGATTCAGGATGCGCATGAAGCAATCCGTCCGACTGATATTACCAGAACGCCAGTCATGGTCAAAGAATCTCTTTCCAGAGATCAGTTCCGTCTGTATCAGCTGATCTGGAAACGCTTTACAGCAAGCCGTATGTCTGCAGCAAAATATGAAACAACATCAGTAAAAATCAGTGCAGGAGAGTATACTTTTACGGTTGCTGCCTCCAAGATCATATTTGACGGATTTATGTCTGTGTATATGCAGGAAGAAGATAATCAAAAAGGCAATGTACTCAGTCAGAGTCTTGAGAAGGGAATGAAGCTGCAGCTTACTGAACTGAAACCGGAACAGCATTTCACACAGCCACCGGCACATTATACAGAAGCATCTCTTGTAAAGGCACTGGAAGAACAGGGAATTGGACGTCCGAGTACTTATGCTCCGACGATCACCACGATCATCAGCCGCCGTTATGTATCTAAAGAACAGAAAAACCTCTATGTGACGGAACTTGGAGAAGTTGTTAATAATATTATGAAACAGGCATTTCCAAGCATTGTAGATGTTCGTTTTACTGCAATGATGGAAGGCCTTTTGGACTGCGTTGAAGAGGGTACTGTGCAGTGGAAAACGGTTGTCAGAAACTTTTATCCGGATCTTAAGAGAGATGTGGATGCTGCTGAGAAAGAACTGGAAAAAGTTGAAATTCAGGATGAAGTTACAGATGAAATCTGTGATGTCTGTGGACGCAATATGGTCATCAAATACGGACCACATGGAAGATTCCTTGCATGTCCTGGATTTCCGGAATGCAGAAATACCAAACCGTATTATGAAAAAATCGGTGTGGCATGTCCGAAATGTGGAAAGGATGTTGTGTTGAAGAAAACCCAGAAGGGTCGTAAATATTATGGTTGTATCGACAACCCGGAATGTGATTTTATGTCATGGCAGAAGCCATCAGCAAAAAAATGCCCGGTTTGTGGAAGCTATATGGTCGAAAAAGGAAACAAGATTGTCTGCAGTGAGACAACTTGCGGTTATGTAGAGCAGAAGTCTAAAGAAGATTAA
- the dprA gene encoding DNA-processing protein DprA: MEGTLNIRKSDTEMFVREISKESPEYPQKLLHYEGMPEILYVRGTLPDPRRPAVAIVGARAASPYGRMQAFRYARRLSEEGVQILSGMAYGIDTEAHRGALEGEGGTWAVLGNGVDICYPSGNRALYQRILREKCGILSEQPTGTRARNYFFPARNRIISGLADLVVIVEAREKSGSLITAQWALDQGKSVFAIPGPVTEELSMGCNKLIYDGAGIAYTPEILLRELGIDCEKIVKVKTKNELGLATDLKLVYSCLDLQPKSVEFLIQKTGLSPEKVGGLLLELKISGLAREIGRHYYVKTT; this comes from the coding sequence ATGGAAGGAACTCTTAACATCAGAAAAAGTGACACGGAAATGTTTGTGCGTGAGATTTCGAAAGAAAGTCCGGAATATCCGCAGAAACTTCTGCATTATGAGGGAATGCCGGAGATTTTATATGTCAGGGGAACATTACCGGATCCACGACGACCGGCAGTTGCAATCGTCGGAGCCAGGGCAGCCAGTCCATACGGGCGTATGCAGGCGTTTCGTTATGCCAGGAGACTCAGTGAAGAAGGAGTGCAAATATTAAGTGGGATGGCATATGGGATTGATACTGAGGCACACAGAGGTGCACTGGAAGGAGAAGGAGGCACATGGGCGGTACTTGGAAATGGCGTTGATATCTGTTATCCTTCGGGTAACAGAGCACTTTATCAGCGAATTCTGCGAGAAAAATGTGGTATACTCAGTGAACAGCCGACGGGGACGCGGGCAAGAAATTATTTTTTTCCGGCAAGAAACAGAATTATCAGCGGACTGGCGGATCTTGTTGTGATTGTTGAAGCAAGAGAAAAAAGTGGTTCATTGATCACTGCACAGTGGGCACTTGATCAGGGAAAAAGTGTTTTTGCCATACCGGGACCGGTAACAGAGGAACTCAGTATGGGGTGTAATAAATTGATCTATGACGGGGCAGGTATCGCATATACACCGGAAATACTGCTTCGGGAACTCGGAATAGATTGTGAAAAAATTGTTAAAGTAAAGACAAAAAATGAGTTAGGACTTGCAACTGATTTAAAATTGGTGTATAGTTGTCTCGATTTGCAACCAAAATCTGTGGAATTTTTGATCCAGAAGACAGGACTTTCGCCGGAAAAAGTCGGCGGTCTTTTGTTGGAGTTGAAAATATCGGGGTTAGCCCGGGAAATAGGCAGGCATTATTATGTAAAGACAACATAA
- a CDS encoding YifB family Mg chelatase-like AAA ATPase: MFASVLSAAILGMDVHPIQVEADVSDGLPTFTMVGFPSAQVKEAQDRVRTALKNNGIALPPKRITVNFAPADIKKEGAGFDLPLAAAVLAASDILKSEQLDRVMMAGEISLNGEIHAISGILPIIIRAREEKCRFCVVPYENLREATLIPDMKVIGVRNLQEMIRYVQSPDSYRKEVGKTIESPGKEKLDFSDIRGQESLKRAVEIAVSGFHNLLMIGPPGAGKTMVARRIPGIMPALTFDEGLELTKIYSIAGLLSRGDPLIKERPFRSPHHTCSAQALAGGGRNPRPGEITLAHRGVLFLDEMPEFSRRSLEILRQPLEDKVIRISRVYGTYDFPADFMLCAAMNPCPCGHYPDMNRCRCTPAQVMQYLGRISQPLLDRLDLCAEVSPVDFEGLSSGRKGESTQTIRERVICAQDIQRERYKIEGIQFNGELSGAQIEKYCKMEKDARQLLKMAFQNMPFSARAYHRILKVARTIADMEATESIHRHHIAEALSYRAFDKKYWN, encoded by the coding sequence ATGTTTGCAAGTGTACTATCAGCAGCGATTTTAGGCATGGATGTTCATCCAATCCAGGTGGAGGCAGACGTCAGTGATGGTCTGCCGACATTTACGATGGTTGGATTTCCTTCGGCACAGGTAAAGGAAGCACAGGATCGTGTCAGAACGGCATTGAAGAATAACGGTATTGCACTTCCACCGAAGAGAATTACCGTGAATTTTGCTCCGGCTGATATCAAGAAAGAAGGAGCTGGATTTGATCTTCCGTTAGCAGCAGCTGTTTTGGCGGCGTCAGATATTCTGAAATCGGAACAGCTGGATCGGGTGATGATGGCCGGAGAAATAAGCCTTAATGGAGAAATTCATGCAATATCAGGGATTTTGCCTATAATCATCAGGGCGAGGGAGGAAAAGTGCCGGTTTTGTGTTGTTCCATATGAGAATCTCCGGGAAGCGACACTGATACCGGATATGAAGGTGATTGGAGTTCGCAATCTGCAGGAAATGATACGCTATGTGCAAAGTCCGGATTCTTATAGAAAAGAAGTGGGAAAAACAATAGAATCTCCGGGTAAAGAAAAACTGGATTTCAGTGATATTCGAGGACAGGAAAGTCTGAAACGAGCCGTGGAGATTGCAGTCAGCGGTTTTCACAATCTGCTTATGATCGGGCCTCCGGGGGCAGGAAAAACGATGGTTGCGAGAAGAATTCCGGGAATTATGCCGGCACTTACATTTGATGAAGGGCTGGAATTGACAAAAATCTACAGTATTGCCGGATTGCTCTCGAGAGGAGATCCTCTGATCAAAGAAAGACCTTTTCGCAGTCCGCATCATACATGTTCAGCACAGGCTCTGGCTGGTGGTGGCCGAAATCCCAGACCAGGGGAGATCACACTGGCACACAGAGGTGTATTGTTTCTGGATGAGATGCCAGAGTTTTCCAGAAGAAGCCTGGAGATTCTCAGACAGCCACTGGAGGACAAGGTGATACGTATCTCCAGAGTATATGGGACGTATGATTTTCCGGCAGATTTTATGTTGTGTGCGGCAATGAACCCATGTCCCTGTGGTCATTATCCGGATATGAACAGATGTCGGTGTACACCGGCACAGGTAATGCAGTATCTGGGAAGAATAAGTCAGCCGCTTCTGGACAGACTGGATCTTTGTGCTGAAGTGTCCCCGGTAGATTTTGAAGGACTGAGCAGTGGACGAAAAGGGGAGAGTACACAAACGATCAGAGAGCGGGTTATCTGCGCACAGGATATTCAGAGAGAACGATATAAAATAGAAGGAATTCAGTTTAACGGAGAATTAAGTGGTGCTCAGATTGAGAAATATTGCAAGATGGAAAAAGACGCCCGGCAGCTTTTGAAGATGGCATTTCAGAATATGCCGTTCAGTGCCCGTGCCTATCACAGGATTCTAAAGGTGGCACGGACAATTGCAGATATGGAAGCGACAGAAAGTATTCACAGACATCACATAGCAGAAGCGTTATCCTATCGGGCATTTGACAAAAAATACTGGAATTAA
- a CDS encoding helix-turn-helix domain-containing protein translates to MKFQRIQDLRIDSDLSQKKIGEILHISQRSYSHYETGSRNIPIEMLIRLADYYDTTIDYLVGRTDNKEPIK, encoded by the coding sequence ATGAAATTTCAACGAATTCAGGATCTGCGTATAGATTCCGATCTCTCTCAGAAGAAAATTGGTGAAATTCTTCATATCAGTCAGCGTTCTTATTCTCATTATGAAACAGGATCTCGTAATATTCCAATTGAAATGCTGATCCGCCTCGCTGATTATTATGATACCACCATTGATTATCTGGTTGGAAGAACCGATAACAAAGAACCGATCAAATGA
- a CDS encoding YARHG domain-containing protein: protein MRRKNRLKVLLVILVSIFIMFSAAALLLAGFQKSEREAQKKKEAMAALESLPTAAPTEVPVTPSPSPTPRPTATPTPIPKEKVSFNPDDFWDYWYSTDGLVTINIYNISQDSVSFSFSQTDAGQTQSVSADVTAEVAGTAAAFSFTDTAGNAASGNLTFDNGQLYLRATTAEPVSSVYPNVSCIMSRTQVQLQPDPTVTPTPAEQAQNTAETGEYFFPESSNRYLTDEEISAYSSDQLELAKNEIYARHGRQFVTDYIADYFNSKSWYQGTIDPDTFDAEQNSIFNEYELANISKIAEWEEQKASQGN, encoded by the coding sequence ATGAGAAGAAAAAACAGACTGAAGGTACTGCTGGTGATTTTGGTCTCAATATTTATCATGTTCAGTGCAGCAGCACTTCTTCTGGCAGGATTTCAGAAAAGTGAGAGAGAGGCACAAAAGAAGAAAGAAGCAATGGCAGCGCTGGAAAGTCTGCCGACAGCAGCACCTACGGAAGTTCCTGTGACACCGTCTCCGAGTCCGACACCGAGGCCGACAGCGACACCAACGCCGATACCAAAAGAAAAAGTAAGTTTTAATCCGGATGATTTCTGGGATTACTGGTATAGCACAGATGGACTTGTGACAATTAATATATATAATATCAGTCAGGACAGTGTATCATTCAGCTTCAGCCAGACAGATGCAGGGCAGACACAGTCTGTTTCTGCTGATGTAACTGCGGAAGTGGCCGGAACTGCGGCAGCATTTTCCTTTACAGATACAGCGGGAAATGCAGCTTCAGGAAATCTGACATTTGACAATGGTCAATTATATCTGCGCGCGACGACAGCAGAACCAGTTTCTTCTGTATATCCAAATGTAAGTTGTATTATGAGCAGAACACAGGTACAGCTGCAACCGGATCCGACGGTTACACCAACGCCGGCCGAGCAGGCACAGAATACGGCTGAGACAGGAGAATATTTCTTCCCGGAGAGCAGTAATCGTTATCTGACAGATGAGGAGATTTCAGCATATAGTTCAGATCAGCTGGAACTTGCAAAGAATGAAATCTATGCACGCCATGGACGTCAGTTTGTAACAGATTATATTGCGGATTATTTTAACAGTAAATCCTGGTATCAGGGTACGATAGATCCGGACACTTTTGATGCCGAACAGAATTCTATTTTCAATGAATATGAGCTTGCAAATATTTCAAAGATTGCTGAGTGGGAAGAACAGAAAGCGAGTCAGGGAAACTGA